The proteins below are encoded in one region of Enhydrobacter sp.:
- a CDS encoding sugar ABC transporter substrate-binding protein: MIRSIMPKGLGGIAVMVGLICAMAGPAFAQKGLEEPFQGPFKKALEGKTVGYVPVAMNFDLTEGWFAVLKRELEPYGMKVVVRDPNWSTNAGAQALTTLISEKPAVIVVHNPDVQTYAKLLQRAEKEGIFIIQINMGSAYRTTGFVGANWIEIGERDTQAVVDFCKGKSNKIAVVQGALSAAASAYTLKGVENILAKHPEVKVVSSQAADWDAAKAKAITQTVLKQNPDLCGIVGFWDGMDIGTAAAVKEAGLTGKVFVATSGGGEQKGACDLVKSGAFDLDLSYDVPTQGADMAAMIKWLLSSGMKAGAEKGSIYTTLIPVTKANAGIDGTCWKLDHLKQL; the protein is encoded by the coding sequence ATGATCCGATCCATCATGCCCAAGGGGCTCGGCGGCATTGCCGTCATGGTTGGCCTGATATGCGCCATGGCCGGGCCCGCCTTCGCGCAGAAGGGTCTCGAGGAGCCGTTCCAGGGACCGTTCAAGAAGGCGCTCGAGGGCAAGACCGTGGGCTATGTCCCCGTGGCGATGAACTTCGACCTCACCGAAGGCTGGTTTGCCGTCCTCAAGAGGGAACTGGAGCCCTACGGCATGAAGGTCGTGGTCCGGGATCCCAACTGGAGCACCAATGCCGGCGCGCAGGCGCTCACGACGCTCATCTCCGAGAAGCCTGCGGTCATCGTCGTCCACAATCCCGACGTCCAGACCTACGCCAAGCTTCTGCAGCGCGCGGAGAAGGAAGGCATCTTCATCATCCAGATCAACATGGGCTCGGCCTACCGCACGACCGGCTTCGTCGGCGCCAACTGGATCGAGATCGGCGAGCGCGACACACAGGCGGTGGTCGACTTCTGCAAGGGCAAGTCGAACAAGATCGCCGTCGTGCAGGGCGCGCTTTCGGCGGCCGCCAGCGCCTATACGCTGAAAGGTGTCGAGAACATCCTGGCCAAGCACCCCGAGGTGAAGGTCGTGTCCAGCCAAGCCGCCGACTGGGACGCCGCCAAGGCCAAGGCGATCACCCAGACGGTGCTGAAGCAGAACCCCGATCTCTGCGGCATCGTCGGCTTCTGGGACGGCATGGACATCGGCACCGCAGCCGCGGTGAAGGAAGCCGGCCTCACGGGCAAGGTCTTCGTCGCGACATCGGGCGGCGGCGAGCAGAAGGGTGCTTGCGATCTGGTGAAGTCCGGCGCCTTCGACCTCGATCTCAGCTACGACGTGCCCACCCAGGGCGCCGACATGGCGGCGATGATCAAGTGGCTGCTCTCGTCGGGGATGAAGGCCGGGGCGGAGAAGGGGTCGATCTATACGACCTTGATCCCCGTCACCAAGGCGAACGCCGGCATCGACGGCACATGCTGGAAGCTCGATCACCTGAAGCAGCTGTAG